The genomic region CTAGACTGTCCCAATTACCTTTGATGATGGAGCGGAATTGAATTGGCAAGCGGAGAGGTAACGGCCGGTCGGCTCCCAAAGTGTATTCGGCCTGAAGGCTGATCAAACGAGCGCACGcacgtaggcacacacacacacacacacacacacacagatgtttgaAAGCGcgagagcgcacacacacacacacgtagagagagagatgtttgtaagcgagcgcgcgcgcacacacatacacacacacacacgcctagcATGCAGGATCAGGATCACCCCCACCCCTCGAATTCCTCATCCAAACCTCAATCACGTATGATtgcgtagagagagagagatagcgccGCACACCTCATTCACAGCTCGTCCGATGGGAAcattgactgtgtaaagaagaTGTGTgctatattaaatattttaaacagCTGAAAACGAATGCTGTTCGTATTAACGGCATCATGCCAGGGCACTTACGAATGGCATTGTTTCTGTTCAAGAGTGTAGTGCCGGGACACAGATGCCTGTAGAGCAGGAGAGCACAGGGCAGCGGGGTGGGCTGAGTGCCTCTCGTTCTTTTGTCGTGCCGTGGACTAAATAAATTAGAAAGTTGTGGAGCCTTGCAGATGCGAAGCGGAGCGGCGAACTGTTGAAAGCGCAGACGGTTTCTTGGAGTCCATACATCGGGAATGATCCCGAAGATGTGCATTTTCTACATTCATGACGTTCGTCATGTGGATGTAATCACGGGGTAGTCCTGCTCGCCAGACGCGCCAGAATCACCTGGAATACCTGGGACTCATTAAGATCACGCGACAGGGTACACATGCTCTGATATTCCAACTTAAATTATTTACAagtaatttaatatttttaacaatATCTCCACATCGCTGAACTAATGATCGATGGCAAATCAGAAAATGTCAAATTGATCTTTTTATTGCCAAGTCGAAACCGGGTTTCATTTGAAACAAAATGACATTTGAaccatgatgactgacaggacATCATAGATTTTCTGACAGGATCGGGATGACATTTGGCTAATGTTTTAAGTGCAGCGGACGATTTTGTGTTTGCCCCCTCTTGCGCTAAGCGTCTGCGCCACTCGACCTCTGCCTAACGACTCGGTTCGCCCGCGCGGGAGATGGCCGCGATCGCCAGCTCCCTGATCCGCCAGAAGCGTCAGGCAAGGGAGTCAAACAGCGACCGAGTATCCACTTCCAAACGCCGCCCCAGCCCCAGCAAAGACCCCCGCTCTCTTTGCGACCGGGTCTTCAGTAAAGTACGCTTCTGCAGCGGCAAGAAAAGACCTGTTCGGCGGCGACCAGGTCAGTAATACAGTTTTTTGCACAAAGTCCCCCGCCCCCGGATTTAGCGGAGACACTACTGCAGTCGGAAGCTCCATCTGAACCGTTGGAGAGAAAACACTCCACGGTGTTAGATAGCTATACTGAAATCCACCTGTTCCATGGCTCACATGTTGTCTATCGAGATTCACAGTTTGCCATGCCAATATGAATGTAATATCGTTTGTGTTCTATAATGTCGTTATATATGtgttgttgtaggctacttaaaTATAGCGCCATTCCTGGCGTCTTGGGCATAAATGCAACACCCCCTCTGAACACTATAATGCAAATTATCGTAACTTTTCCTCAAAGTTCCAAATAATGTCATTTTGTTCATTGttcaaatagtttaataatGATATTTTGAATGCTTATGGGCGAGTGGCACCGCAGTGCACCAAGGCATCTGAGAAGAGATGTTTAATGGTAAATGTTTATCACGGGGAGAGGTTTACTGCAGTATGTAGGGAGGGATTGTGATCGGTTCTATTGACAGACACCGTTTCACAGCCCACTAATCCATGCTATCTTCCCTTTTCAGTACACTGAAAAAGCGGAACGATGCGTGTGAACGCTGCTTTGCTCTGCCTCCTCAAATGCACATGATGTAGGGCAAGCCGTGAGAGGTGTTCTTTTTTTGCTCAGAGAAGGCGCAGcgtgccctcctctcctccttttcttttctcctctcatcttcttttttctgtttcttttcctttcctctcctgctctctcctcccccctttcTTTCACCAACCTTTCCTCTCAATATTgtcaatgatttttttttttttttacattaaaacGCCCGTTTGCTGGAGAATCTGTCTGTAAAAATGTTGTTTTTCCTTCTCCCCGTAAGATGCGCCCTCGAATCCTCCACAGGTGTCACGTAAGGGCGTCAGGCTAGGTCAGTAGCTCAGCCTTCATCCCATGTGCTGTGTTTCCCAGTCACCACCTCATCCCGCCTTCATGTCGATCCCTTTGCGAGGGGGGAGCGAGCTCCTATATAAGGGCAGTCATTTGATGTCTGCCTCCTCTCTGTAGTGTGCTTGTCAATTTATTCCACTCTTTTACTTTGGTCTTGTTCTTTTAACTCTGTCTTTTAAGTTCCTTATCTTATGTGTCTGATCACCCCTTTAATCTTTAATGCCCCTCCGTTTCCATtttcccccacccctccacttTCCCTCTTAGTGTTTTAACttatgccccccccacccccatccttgTGTGTCTCTTTTCCTGTGTTAGGTTATgggttctcctcctccccctctggTCTGTCCTGTGgtctgtctcagtgtgtgtgtggcgtgtggacTAGCGCTATGAGCGTGCGGTGGGGCTCGTGTttgctgtgtgctgctgtgtcgTGTGTATCCTGTCAGTTGTGTTGACTACAGTAGTAGAGGTGATCATTCACCATTCCATGATCATGCCGTCATCTGTCAACATGTCCAACTGTGACTGTTTAACTGTCTCTGCAATGGGGAACACTGAGTCAtattgcgtgtgcgtgtgtgtgtgtgtgtgtgtgtgtgtgtgtgtgtgtgtgtgtgtgtgtgtgtgtgtgtgtgtgtgtgttgtgtgtgtgtgtgtgatatgtgaggGGAGAACACACTCATTTTgtactgtgcacacacatgaaacCCAGTCCAGAGGTAGTCCAGATGTCCAAGGGTATGCTTATGGACTAAAACATGCTGAGTGCACATATGAATTCATACTCATGACTAACCGAAATGCCTTCCAAACACAAcattcatactctctctctctcccactctctctctctctctctctctctctctgacatacacacacacatgcatgcacacacgcgcacagtcTCAAACACATATCACTTCCACTCATCAAAGAAACCCCTTCTGCTCGAGCTAAGCTAAGTGCTTCCCTTTACTGCCAAGCCCATGTAACCCAGGTAATTTATATAGTTGTGGCGCTCACATGTGATTTAGTACAGTTGCCCTCTGACGGATAGGGGCGGGCTTGTTGGCGAGATTGATGGCCCTTCCATCCTGTCAGACACATCAGGGTACTCTGGGGATGACCATTGGCAGTGATTAATGTCTGTTCTGAGTTGAACCCTCTAGATCTCGAGCACCTTTGAGGTGTAGGCTTCAGGCTCAGCATTCAACCGGTGGGATACCCAGATGATAGCTATTGTTAAAATAGTCGTGGGCTTTGCCACAGCACCAAATAGACACAGCCCGTTGTCTCAAGAGAACTGCACGTCCTGGGTAGTCATCCCTAGTTGTATCATTCAGTCAAATCAATGACATGAATGAAATCAGATAAACTAGGTAAATAATCAGATAAACCAAATAAATTAATACAATCACAGATATCAGTTAAACAAGTAAAGAAAATTATATTTCTATCGGTTTTAATGCTCGGCATATAGACCAAGGGAAATCTTAGCGCAGTGAAAGACTAAGAGTGCACTCAGTGTACAAAAATAGATATAATCTAAATCCACTATGTATTGCTCCACTGTaagacacacaccactgctcCTTAGGATAGAGTCTGAGGGAGGTGATGTCATGTGTTGGGCGGAGCCTAATGGAATTGGGGGGTTGTTGGGGGTGTGTCTTGTGTTCCAGAGCCACAGCTGAAAGGCATTGTGACACGACTGTTCAGCCAGCAGGGCTTCTACCTGCAAATGCAGCCCGACGGCACCATCGATGGCAGCAAGGACGAGAACAGTGACCACAGTGAGTTTCCTGCAGTACatcccaccatacacacacacacacacacacacacacacacacacacagacagctggttatgagatacatacacacattaagaGTTGGTCCTGTGTAAGTTGAGGGTCATATAAATTGCTGCTCATGATGGAAGGCATAGGGaaaagtgtatatatattaGGGTCGTCATTCAAGACAATCAATATGGCATTGTTTACTCTACAATATGAAATTTCTCAAGACCTGTTTCAGCATTGTCTGCTGTTGTATCTCGCTCGATGCTGGGAGAACCGCAACAGAGAAGCCATTACAAATCTGCAACAAAATCTGACAGCAGCCAGAGCTAGAGGCATCTGAGAGAAACCTTTGATTCTGTTTCATCTCTCTGACGGAGACAAGCCAGTGCCACATCCCGCCCTCTTCATTCAAGCCCTACTTCACATTTGCAAAAGGATTGGGACGACATTACTGATGCCATATTTTTGAATGTTGTAAGGAATCTGTGAGGACCACTTGATATATATCATTTTTGAATAAAAGGGGTTTTCAGAAGCATTTCCTGACATTTCCACATAACCTTAAACTCTGGTTGAGCAGAACTGTCCTCCAGTTAGAGGCATTCCAGTAGAGAAACAGAAAGCCAAAGAGAAACAGCATTCTCATCAGGAGATGGCCTGTtatcaaaagagaaagagagagggagagagacagagagagagagaactgacaGTGCTGCTGCTTCACAATGAATAGCTTGTTAATGGAGGAGCAATCTTTTCATCAGAAACCATTTTATGCCAGAAGGAAAAAACTGTTACCCTCGGGGGAGTCTGCTCCAGGACGATTCAGCTCCTCTCATCAGCCTGAGAACTGCCTCAACAATGGGAATGCGTTCAGAGAAGGAGGgcggtgggagagagagagagaacgagggataGAAAAAGAAAGCGAGAGAATCCAATTCAGCGGGAAAGTGCACCACAGTCTCCTATTACATTATTTGAAACTGTGTTGCTGGCTGTAGCAATGTGATTGTAGCCctaatgcagacacacactgaggtgGAATCAAATGGTTTGCCACCAGCCTCAGGCAGGTTGTCAGTACAAACATTCTtttatgtcttgatgtcacATGCACCCATAGCTTCCATTTAGTAACACTGCAATAATTTGCCACTTTTTGAGGTATTATTTCAAAAGTGACTGGTCTGGGTATGAACTTCATTTCAATGGTACATGGTAGGGGTGGGCGAATATACCGAATATATTTGATACATTAAAGTGTTATATCGCAAATATCGAGTATTTCACCGTCATAATTTTTTTAAGCGGCAACACTTGCTTTGGATTTTcgtgtccctgtctctctccacttgccctctctccctccctctcagtaACAACGTGAACAACGCACATCCCACATTCACCAACCAATCCTGAACAGTCTATTCAGAAGAAGGTGTGAGTAAACGAGAAGTAGTAAACTTTCAGTTCAACAGCGGCGGTATTGCTGTCTATGGGTAGAATAGGTTAGTGTTGTTCAACAATGAGCTAGGTTGATAGAAGACGCAGAAGCAGTTCCAATTCGGTTCCGAACGATTTTGAAATTAAACTTGCAACAATATCCGTGCATTAAGGCAGAAGGGCTACTGTCTAGGCTATGTGCACGTCTGACTGTTTCAAAACAACAGCGCAAATTTGCACATCTCACTTCCCACAGATGCTAAATGTTCGTCTATGGTTCTTCAAGTTTGcgttttatataaatattatattatattttatataaagctTACGAGATCTGCACATTGAGGCATATTAGGCTATGAGTGCATCTGACTCAAACCTgtctcaaaacaaaaacacaaccgTGTCTTATTAATCAACCAATAACCGAATGACTAATTAAggaacacaccacaccatacctTATACACTGTAGATAATGTAAGCCATCATCATTCATATGGAAACATATCAGTGACAGATTGAAACAAACTAAATTTATTTGGAAAGTTAACTAAAGCCATGCAAAAAGAGAAGTGAGTTAACAGTTTATTCTTTCAAAGAATgcagggaaagaagagaggatgaTAAAGCCAAATAACAGGCCCTGATGAATGCTCTGCAAATAGgctaaaataaatcaattgaTTATAGTAAAATACTAACTAGTTTTGAATGTCAagaataaatatgaaatgtcaagattaaagtcgacctgatatttcaactttattacCGAAATTTCGATTTTatagggacaccaggcaacgttttcgtgttaattaatcatctttgtaagttggtatatggttaaatgactcattacagggcgaatgaagactctctcgcccgccctaCTGCATGtaagaagaatatcccacttgcaagttgaTTGTATCCTACCGCCgacccgaagcaggatcagtttacatcctgcatacagcacagaggcaggctaacgaaactctagcgattgttgcaaacgtgtgtataatggcagagctagtgaagaagcagcgaaaacccttgacggaagatgcaaagaaaaggaaaagagtttcgtagagaaaaagcatcaagcttgcctggtgtccctttaatctgTCAAGATGTCGACTTTAAAgacgacacgtcgagattaaagttgacatgatatttcaagtttattctcgaaatgtcgagtttaatgttgtcATATCGACTTTAAAGTGACGACTTTAAAGTTAACATGTCAAGTTTAATCTCGTtatagcaaaaaaaaatcttcatgTCTGGCCCTAATACTCCATCATAGAAATGTTAAGCTACTGCCAAATGTTAAGCGAATGCCAAAGCTTTCACCCCTGCTTTTACATGTGAATATAACATGACATGCAAATATAAAATAGAAACCACCTGTGAATAACCAAGAATGTTTCAATGCAGATATTATTTGCAGAGATTGGACTGGTatgatttagcctagtctactgcatcacacactcacactggtaTAATTTAAAACATTACAGGGTGAAAGTGAGAATTCACAAATTCTTTTGGAGAAAATTTCAATATATCGagatatatatattgtatattgtgATATTATTTTTTAGCCATATCACCCTACATGGTTATGAGAGAGATAAACATACATGTTAGTCTCACTAGCCATTCAGGGCATACACAATATAGTTCTACAGTATACTCAAAATAGTCAGAATACCCCAGCCTGGTTTCACCAAACCAGTTCTCTTTGTGAATTGGTCTGGAAACCCTTTTTGTATTAGCATTCTCTCTGCCCCCAGGATGGCAAACCAATCCATGACCAGAGGTGGCTAATTGCAATGACTAATTGCAGTGAGGCATTTGTTTTGAAATGTAACAACAGCATGCAGACAGTAGCAATGGCAACAAACAGAATCATTTATGTCAGAGTAAGAAGAATGTTTGTATGTATACCTCAGAGGAAAATACATGTTTTCCAAAGTAGGAATCCTGTACTGGtcaataggattcatgcattgGTACATGCAATCCGAAGATTGTGCCCATTGGAAATAATCTCCAGTGGAGTATGTCCAGATCCTATTTCTGAAGTGAATGGTTCTGGTTAAAAAAAACAGGCTAAGAATACCCCACAAAAATGTAAGAAATCCATTGAATAAACTTGCAAACTATTTCACTAAAAGACGCTGGTTAGCATATTAGCACTCTTTTATTGGTGCCATCTGAGCTGTTGGTGGTGTTTGCAAGATGTTTGCAAGAGTTAGCTATGCTGATATCaaaactatactctcattccgcCGTAATAGTCAAGAAACGTTGCGAACGTATCATGGgtgcagcagcacaatgatatcacgcagcacctgaaaatagtcccatAGATtataacttccagcaacaaggttgagctgcagcagattgTTACGCCAGAATGAGAGtttagttccatgtcaaatcagcctaaaAAATCGCTTGTTTTAATGTTTCCTTTTCCAttagtcttattacactttctaacttgagaagagaagttttaaataggaaaattaccataaatcttagtcactttaaagcgtgatgctagcagacgagatgctaatggtctaatctgattgaatgatctatgctaggctggagctaaaagtggtatcgccagactcagagaatggctggatgaactgcagaaaggtaaaaatcaattgtttaactcaaggggaggtggaaaatgagtgtaattccccaaatagtggaatatccctttaatatCTGTATAGTGTCCAAAGGTAGATAATTAGGAGGAGAGGTTCTTCCCAGTGTTTCGTGTTAAGCATGTGGTTGAGCAGCCATTAAAGGAGCTCGTAAGGCCTCTAATAAAGCAGGTGGTGCGGTTCATGTTCATGGCAGCCCCTTTACTTTATGAACCTCAAACGGCTTGGTTCATCAGGGTGATGTAATGGCCTTCCAGAAAGGAAGATTGTTTGGCAGGAACCCACAAAAGCCTTCTATTTGGATGTCTGATTAACCTTAAGTAaatcagaaagaaagaaaatcaggtttctaggccaagtatacttgcatatacaagtaatttggtttctgcatttatcccatccgtgaattagtgaacacactaTCAGCCATCAGCGTCTGAAATTCTGTGTAATGTGGAACCTTTAacagaaaataatccaaaacACCTCTTTTTTTGAGGGAGGAATTCTGTAGACTGTGGGAGGATCCCTTGATGGCTTCAGTGATGGATAAGACCTGAGGCAGTCTTTTAGCTTCATCGATTCAGGCCCCCCAGTACCTACAATCACCTGTCAGCATGACTGTATGGATGGAGCCGTGCAGTGAACCGCTGTGAATAATTCagtaaataaaaactaaaaatatctctctctccatttgttCCCCATGAATAATCCTCCGTGCCACAGAAGACCACTGTTACAAGACAGAAGaaatgtggtttgtgtgtgtgtgtgtgtgtgtgtgtgtgtgtgtttgtatgtgtatgtgtttgtgtgtgtgtatgtttgtatgtgtgtgtgtgagagagagagagagagagagagagagagagagagagaggcggggcGGGGGGTGCATTCAGGCACTGTACAGGGTCATTGATCCAGGAGATGGATTATCAAGGTTATAGATTACCTCTCCTGATGACCCCGTGAACCTGATGATGGCCTCTGTTGAGTCCAGCGCCTCGCTCTTGGCACCCACTGCAGTTTGTCCGTCAGCAGTTCAGTGAAAAGCCTCCACCACAGCAGGCAGGTTGGCAGCGGCCTGGAAGAGGCCTGGAAATCTGCGCTGGAAATCTCCCAATGATTCATCGATCACGGAAAACAGTCAAAATATGGATGTTATCAGACGTAAGACAAACGTtgtctgcagtgtgtgcagGAATGGCTTTCTCTTTGTCAGAGGCTTCAAGATCTTGCTAAAAACTTGCCTTGAAATACAAATGcatttttacacattttacacaTTTAAATGCATGAAATAATGCTAATCCCATTTTACATTAATACTCATCTGTGGAGCACCAGCTCTGCAGTGTTGCCAGAATCATGTTGGCTGCTGAACCTCTTCTTACTTGGGATCACCGACAGCACAGGCCCTGCCTCCTCTGTGCCTTTGAGCTGTCTCTCCAATTTTCCCTCCCAAATATCCAATTCCAGACACTCATCTCTCGTGCACAGCACTTAATCTGCCAAACCCATATTAGGATGGAATAGCCTCTCCCCAGGACGAGCCCGGGCTCTGCCTGCCAGGTTAATGTGAATATTACCCACCAGATGTACATTGATTTACACACTCAGAAGTGCCTGTCAGAGTTTTGATGGGTTTGGTCTTGTTATTTTGGCTttttgggtggtggtggtggacttCCCTGCCAGCCTAGGAGCGGTAATTCCCTGGTGAATTAAATTCCCTCATAAAGTCATTTCTTTGATGGGCAGACAAAAATTCTGGCAGCAGCAGTGAGGCATGTCTAATAGAAGAGCAAAACCTGGACAACATATTATTTAAACAGTTCTGTTTCTTAACATAAATGACAGGCCTAAGGTTTATGTGTTTTATTAATGGCAGATAATTGTGTTGTGTTAATAACAATTACATCTTGTTTACCATATCTTAATGGCAGATAATTGTGTTGTAGATTTTGTTTTATAACAATTACATCTTGTTTACTGTTTTTCACCCTATCACAGTTACCATTACCTACTGCACTGGATGTTCTCTTGTTGTTGATAATCTGCTAGAGGAAGCTCTATGTTTTGTTGTTCTGTGTTATTTTAATTAGAATGACCAACTCAGTGAGATGAATGTCTTGTGGACTCAAAATGAACTACAAAGAATAATTATTAAAGGATTATTAACTAGGAAGGATTAATTGTAAAGTTATATCCATGTTATATCTATGTTGTTCCATGAACTGTAACTATGAGACTAACTGTATTTCTTGGTCTCTCTTGTTATTatttagagagaaaaaaaacgttGCAATGAACACCCAGATTATATAATTTCCATTCCCCAAGAGGCAGCCATGTTGTGTCCACCTCCTCGGCGTTCAGGCTCATTCCtgacatgtaaatgaaatgataTCTCTCCACGGAGACAGCAGTGGATATCTCCAGCATCTCACAACCCCAAAGCCAATTTACTCCCCATCAAGGCAGACGTTGGCTCCTATTGAACGGAACTGCATCTGACTGATTGACGCAGGCAGTGTTAGCAcctctctgctgtgctgtgttgcgtTGCTTCGCCCGGCTCATCGTCCGATTAGATCTTTGCCATCTGCGCCACCCCAGCACCCCCGGCCTATCTCAAACATATCAGCTCTGCTGCTCTGTCGTGCTCCTCACGTTCCAACCCTTCACTCCAGCGCTCTGTTACTGTTACACCGCCGCCAGTTAAAGCCTTTGGTGGATCTGTGCAGCAAGACCTTGAGATATTGTAAGCGTAGTGCTCGAGCAGGAACATGAGCATGATAGCACCAAGGGTTGTTGCTGTCTATTTAAGGATCAAGGATCCAACTTATAACCCCAtcactcccctccccctctctttttgtgttgtgagagtacagtatgtgtgtgtgtgtgtgtctctctgtctgtctgtctgtctgcctgtgtcttGGGGAGAGGCAGTGTTGCAGTATTTAGTATGGTCTGTTTTTAATATTTCAGTTTCCTCTGATAAGTCAaagtctcccctctctccccctcttcctctctccccctctctctctctccctttctcctctcccctctctccagccTTGTTTAACCTCATTCCAGTGGGCCTGAGAGTGGTGGCCATCCAGGGAGTAAAGGCCGGCTTCTACATCGGCATGAATGGAGAAGGCTTCCTTTATGGTTCAGTGAGTCAGACTTCTATctctatttaaaaatatatgttcattactctctctctctctctctctctctctctctctctctcggaatGTTCTTGTTTTGGATTGTTGGCATTGCTCTGTAGTGTTTCAGATGTTTTCATCCAGCACTGTTTTTATCAGTAATGGCTTTTCCCACAAAGTGGTCTGGCTTCCTGTTAAAACTCATTTCATGAAGAGCACTCTCGCCTGAAGAGGTGTTAAGCAGTGTAATTTTCTTGCCTAGATGCATCTACACTGGCTTACTCACAGTGTCTGTCCCTGTACATGTACTATCTAGAGTAGCGCTGCGCTGCTTTGTACAATGACAAAATGAATTCCTTTTATGCTGAAGTTGTGCTTtactctcccttcttctctctctctctttctctctctctcgtagcaagtaacacattgatttttggAACTCTTTTTTGTTTGAGCCCCACCACTTTGGCTGATGAAAGCTGTCAAGCTTCATGTGAAGCTTCATTTTACCGCATCAGGCAGATCTAGGAAAGCGTGGGGCGTGGGGTGGGGGCATCCCTGGAACTTACATAATGGCTGGTCACATCAGTTAATCCTGTTAAGGAGGGGAATCTTTGAGGAGAGCATGAGTAATTTAATTTCCCTTAAGCCACTGcggggagatggagggatgttATAGTGGCGTGTTGACTATACTTGATAAGTACTTGGCAAAAGAAAGCATCATTTCAGTTTGTGTGATTGAAAAGTGAAATTGAGCTTGGCGATTGAAAAACGAAATCAATTTTATCGTTAATTAATCGTTCAAGGTcgttaaaggtaaactatgcagtattggcaatttccttacagttttctcggtttttgcttctttttcgctggctctgtcatgacgaatgtctgagaaactccatcactacctttttctagccggtgcctggcgtgtatgtgtatttaaatgcagtaaagcaattactcgttatacttcctgacactgagaccgtcggcccgccggcccacagttgcaaggatgttttttccactcacaggcgctagggggaagcgagacagccaccattcaacccgaaaaaagtcatataaccattccaatgactctgaagctgttaaatggtacattaagctaaaaaacttgcatattaagctaaaaacatgcatagtgtgcctttaacaaATGTAAACACTGAAATGCATAGACTGTAACAAGATGCCATATGGTTCATCCACATTATGCATAGAACATATAGATATAAAATATGTATACTTTCATGCCTGCGTCAAACAATGAAGGCATCCAATGAAAAATGTACACCTCCACGTTACAGGCTCAGAGTGCTACAGAACATTAGCAGTGTGTAAACTGAAATGTCACTGCATTATGGGCATCTCTCTTGTTAAATATGCTTGGAAGGTCTCATTGCGTTTAACAGTTAATGCTAAGATTATTGTCCTTGAAAAACAGCAATCAGTCAGTGTGATTTGTAAAAAGCTTAACAAGGGCTTTTTCATTAAATGGAGAAACAAGTCTACTGGGCCATCTGGAGGGGCTTTCTTATGCTTCGTGTCATCGACAAATTAATATGCCCCAATGGACTGGAGATCAGGAGGGCCCACAAACACAGCTGCAAGTTCATTTAATATTTACTAAAC from Alosa alosa isolate M-15738 ecotype Scorff River chromosome 1, AALO_Geno_1.1, whole genome shotgun sequence harbors:
- the fgf12a gene encoding fibroblast growth factor 12a isoform X2 translates to MAAIASSLIRQKRQARESNSDRVSTSKRRPSPSKDPRSLCDRVFSKVRFCSGKKRPVRRRPEPQLKGIVTRLFSQQGFYLQMQPDGTIDGSKDENSDHTLFNLIPVGLRVVAIQGVKAGFYIGMNGEGFLYGSEMFTPECKFKESVFENYYVIYSSTVYRQQESGRAWFLGLTKEGQVMKGNRVKKTKPSSHFLPRPIEVCMYREPSMHEIEENRRSRKSSGTPTMNGGKAVNQDST
- the fgf12a gene encoding fibroblast growth factor 12a isoform X1; the encoded protein is MAAIASSLIRQKRQARESNSDRVSTSKRRPSPSKDPRSLCDRVFSKVRFCSGKKRPVRRRPDAPSNPPQVSRKGVRLEPQLKGIVTRLFSQQGFYLQMQPDGTIDGSKDENSDHTLFNLIPVGLRVVAIQGVKAGFYIGMNGEGFLYGSEMFTPECKFKESVFENYYVIYSSTVYRQQESGRAWFLGLTKEGQVMKGNRVKKTKPSSHFLPRPIEVCMYREPSMHEIEENRRSRKSSGTPTMNGGKAVNQDST